The genomic region GCAGCACCGACCGCCGGCCTTTCCTGTTGCTGACATTGGCCATGCAGGCAGTTGGCTTTGCTGGCCTTGCCTTTGCACCGCAACTTTCCCCGTTCTTCTGGTCGGCGATCTGCGGCGCGGGTCTCGGCGGCAGCTTTGCCCTTGCGATGATTACATCGCTCGACCATCTGCCCAGGCCGGAGGAAGCAGGCGCGCTTACCGCCATGATGCAGGGCGGCGGCTTTCTGATCGCCGCTCTCGGTCCGGTCGCCACCGCTTTCCTGCACGGATTGACCGGCTCGTTTGCTTCCGGCTGGATCATGCACCTCATTCTGGTCGCAAGCATCTGCCCGCTCTATCTGAGCTTCAATCCGCGCAAATATGCGCATGTGATGAAACTGCCAGTGCAGGCGGAAACTGGCGCATGATAGCGTTCCCCGGCCAGTTTTATCCGTCCTAACGCCGCTGCGATGCAAGCAGCATGGGGCTGTCATGGGGCTGCGGGCGCGGTGGGCTCCGATTTCATCCACAGCTTTGCGAAAGAACAGGCAAACATCTTGCACAAAGAAGCAAATTTCCCTGTTGCAATCTGCGAAGCGTTGGTCCATATAGCGCCTGCCTGACGGAAACGAACGGTTCCGGAATGACTGGCGCGAGCGGGTGTAGCTCAGGGGTAGAGCACAACCTTGCCAAGGTTGGGGTCGAGGGTTCGAATCCCTTCGCCCGCTCCAGTTTCTCAAATCAGGTTTTACGAAGGCTGCCGACAGGCGGCCTTTCGTGTTTCAGGACATCTCGTCATTTGATTTCAACTAGAGCATTTCCAGCAAAAGTGTGAAACGTCTACGCGGGGAAATCAGTTTACTGGACTGATTTCTTATCCCGCTTCGATACGTTGGATAATGCGATAAAACAAATATTTAGAGCGGTGCCGGCGATTCTGTTAGAATAGGAACCGCTCTAGATCAGCTTGAACGGCAGCCCCGTAAGAAGCGCCTTGATATAGCGCTTCTTCTGAAAATAGCCGTTGAGGGAAATACGCGGAATGGCCGCGACCAGCATCACGCCGGACTGCTGCAGCACACTAGGCTGCGTGGTTACGCCCACATCGAAACCTGCTTTTGAAACGGCTTCGATTTCACGTTCACCGACCGCCGTCTTCCAGCCATACGGATAGGCAAAGGATCGCGGCCTGTAGCCGGTATAGTTTTCAACCGAGGCGGTCGAATCGGCGATTTCCCTTGCCAGCCTGTCGTCATCCACGCGCCGCAGGTTGACGTGAGTGACTGTGTGCGCCCCAAGATGCACAAGCGGATCGCGGGCCAGGTCATGCAGTTCGGATGCATTCATCACCGATTCGTCGACGAGAGAAATCGGATCGATCCCGGCCATCTTCGCTGCTGCATCGATGCGGGCTACAGCCTCGTCTTCGTCGAAATGTTGCATGAACTGGACGAGCCTTGCGAAGGCAGCTGATTTCTGGCCTTGGCTTTGCGCGCGGACATCAACGGTACCGCCGCCGAAGTCGAACCGGAAACCGTCGGCTTCCGTTACCAGAGCCGCACTGGTTCTCCACCACATGGATCGAGTACGTTCCACAAAGCCGGTCGTGATGAAGATCGTGTAAGGAATATTGTGCCGTTCAAACACGGGCGCTGCGAATTCCGCATTGTTGCGATAGCCGTCATCCAGAGTGAAGGCGACATACTTCTGTCTATTATCGGGCTCGGAAAGCAGCTTCGGCAAATCATGCAGGTGGACGGGCACAAGGCCCGCTTCCAACGATGCTTCTATGGCCATTTCGAGCGTCTGCGGCGTAATCGAGAGAATAGCGTTCGGGTCCAGCCGGTCTGTCGCCTCTTCCGGTTTGACGTGATGCATCGTGAAGACGACACCACGTCCACCGGCAGAAGGGAAAAGCGCTTCAGCACCGGAAAAGGCGATAGCCTCCAGCCCGGCCCGGAT from Brucella intermedia LMG 3301 harbors:
- a CDS encoding polysaccharide deacetylase family protein, encoding MSLRSIKGSLKYPLIRAGLEAIAFSGAEALFPSAGGRGVVFTMHHVKPEEATDRLDPNAILSITPQTLEMAIEASLEAGLVPVHLHDLPKLLSEPDNRQKYVAFTLDDGYRNNAEFAAPVFERHNIPYTIFITTGFVERTRSMWWRTSAALVTEADGFRFDFGGGTVDVRAQSQGQKSAAFARLVQFMQHFDEDEAVARIDAAAKMAGIDPISLVDESVMNASELHDLARDPLVHLGAHTVTHVNLRRVDDDRLAREIADSTASVENYTGYRPRSFAYPYGWKTAVGEREIEAVSKAGFDVGVTTQPSVLQQSGVMLVAAIPRISLNGYFQKKRYIKALLTGLPFKLI